A segment of the Candidatus Aminicenantes bacterium genome:
CCCGGAGGCTGTCTCAAAAACATCTCAGGTGCTATAATGACATATGTCTAAAGAGATAACCGCTGATTATAGTCAACAGTTTCTTTTACCTCCATCGATAGAAGATTGGGTTCCCCCAGATCATCCGGTAAGATTCATTCGATTATTTGTTGAGTCTCTGAGTGTGTCAGAGCTGGGTTTTAAGGAGCGTAAGAGTGAAGAAGGTCGTCCCAATTATTCCAATGAGTTATTGCTGAAGATCTGGTTATACGGATATTTCACAAAGATAAGAAGCAGCCGGGAGTTAGAGAGGAGTT
Coding sequences within it:
- a CDS encoding transposase; this encodes MSKEITADYSQQFLLPPSIEDWVPPDHPVRFIRLFVESLSVSELGFKERKSEEGRPNYSNELLLKIWLYGYFTKIRSSRELERSCRSEMPLIWLSGMNYPDRNTLWRFFRNNRLCIKNVFKQTVKLAVRNDMIGFALQAVDGTKVMADVSKRRSLHRADINRLILSL